A window of Streptomyces gilvosporeus contains these coding sequences:
- a CDS encoding alkaline phosphatase family protein, protein MQVTRQRRVNEKAQVNLFGRRVGRRTLLVTAGIAVALGVTGTAVASTYQFGTQQVAQVTANGQVISSDQYIKPYGSRTVLNDGKIMSSAVSPDGTHLAASVADGDASLVVMDLATGQVKQKVGTNAADDLRIKNGSVGQEGPTYSPDGKQLWLGQADGYTKFTVGADGTLSNPVTVSIPADGTKRALVGAAVFSADGSTVYSAVNGQNRVVAIDAATGTVKQSWAVGNAPRGLALAGGKLYVSNEGGRPAKPGDTTINSYGTDVVANPHTGASTTGTVSVVNVADPSASVGTIDVGLHPTAVYATKGAVFVTNTADNNVSVISTAKDKVVQTISTQPWPEASVGYEPNAVTLTDDGHLLVTLGRANAVAVYRYKSPQEPASYIGLLPTDYFPSGVAAVGKKVVVSNTRGIDARRPSATGGHGTHDTTSSLTQFTLPDDRTIRSQTARVFKQNGWTPGSVTTAKGTSHARPLPVPVRLGDPSTIKHVFLLVKENRTYDQVLGDLPQGDGNSTFTQFGENVTPNQHALAEQFGLYDNFYDIGTNSAEGHNWLMQSDNPEYTESSAGEYARSYDTENDVLGHQKTGFIWSGAQAVGKSVKDYGEFQSVESKPAGATWPNLYCDAKNMAATGQRTAYPMQTGSAIPSLNKVSVPGFPLFDLDVPDVYKYQIWKQEFEKNGPANLNMFWFSNDHTGGPPSPAAEVADNDLAVGKMVDEISHSKYWKDSAIFVVEDDSQAGIDHVDGHRAPVQVISPWAQHGKVDSHYYSQMTMIRTVEQILGIHPMNQKDSAATPMYGAFTRKPDNTPFTAQPNRISLTDGLSTPPPCGADTPAPQNRKAALAPTTAKVPADKQTLVAQWKEWESHQRLTGPHAVPDFANPAQMNHLTWYQTHNWAKPYPGESKIYAPKDVPGAYIPSSESDG, encoded by the coding sequence ATGCAGGTAACACGGCAGCGCCGGGTGAACGAGAAGGCGCAGGTCAACCTCTTCGGCAGACGCGTCGGCCGCCGGACCTTGCTGGTGACGGCGGGCATCGCCGTCGCCCTCGGGGTCACGGGTACCGCGGTCGCCTCGACGTATCAGTTTGGCACCCAGCAGGTTGCGCAGGTCACCGCCAACGGCCAGGTCATCTCCAGCGACCAGTACATCAAGCCGTACGGCAGCCGCACCGTCCTCAACGACGGCAAGATCATGTCGTCCGCGGTCAGCCCGGACGGAACCCACCTCGCGGCCTCGGTGGCCGACGGTGACGCGTCGCTGGTCGTCATGGATCTCGCGACCGGGCAGGTGAAGCAGAAGGTCGGCACCAACGCGGCGGACGACCTGCGCATCAAGAACGGCTCCGTCGGCCAGGAGGGACCGACGTACTCGCCCGACGGCAAGCAGCTGTGGCTCGGCCAGGCCGACGGCTACACCAAGTTCACCGTGGGCGCGGACGGCACCCTCTCCAACCCGGTGACCGTCTCCATCCCGGCCGACGGCACAAAGCGCGCGCTGGTGGGCGCGGCGGTGTTCTCGGCCGACGGCTCCACCGTGTACTCCGCGGTCAACGGCCAGAACCGGGTGGTCGCCATCGACGCCGCGACCGGAACCGTCAAGCAGAGCTGGGCAGTCGGCAACGCCCCCCGCGGACTCGCCCTGGCCGGCGGCAAGCTGTACGTCAGCAATGAGGGCGGGCGCCCGGCGAAGCCCGGCGACACCACGATCAACTCCTACGGCACCGACGTGGTGGCCAACCCGCACACCGGGGCCAGCACCACCGGCACGGTCAGCGTCGTCAATGTTGCCGACCCGTCCGCCTCCGTCGGAACCATCGACGTCGGTCTGCACCCGACCGCGGTGTACGCGACCAAGGGCGCGGTGTTCGTCACCAACACCGCCGACAACAACGTGTCGGTCATCAGCACGGCCAAGGACAAGGTCGTGCAGACCATCTCCACCCAGCCGTGGCCGGAGGCATCGGTCGGCTACGAGCCGAACGCGGTGACGCTCACCGACGACGGTCACCTGCTGGTCACGCTCGGCCGCGCCAACGCGGTCGCCGTGTACCGCTACAAGTCCCCTCAGGAGCCCGCGAGCTACATCGGTCTGCTCCCGACGGACTACTTCCCCTCCGGGGTCGCTGCCGTGGGCAAGAAGGTGGTCGTCTCCAACACCCGCGGGATCGACGCCCGCCGCCCCTCCGCCACCGGCGGACACGGCACCCATGACACGACGTCGAGCCTGACGCAGTTCACGCTGCCGGACGACCGCACCATCAGGTCCCAGACGGCCAGGGTCTTCAAGCAGAACGGCTGGACGCCCGGATCGGTCACGACGGCCAAGGGCACGAGCCACGCCAGGCCGCTGCCGGTCCCCGTGCGGCTCGGCGACCCCTCGACGATCAAACACGTCTTCCTGCTCGTCAAGGAGAACCGGACCTACGACCAGGTCCTCGGCGACCTGCCGCAGGGCGACGGCAACTCGACGTTCACGCAGTTCGGCGAGAACGTGACGCCCAACCAGCACGCGCTGGCCGAGCAGTTCGGGCTCTACGACAACTTCTACGACATCGGCACGAACTCGGCCGAGGGCCACAACTGGCTGATGCAGTCGGACAATCCGGAGTACACCGAGTCCTCGGCCGGTGAGTACGCGCGAAGCTACGACACCGAGAACGACGTCCTCGGCCACCAGAAGACCGGCTTCATATGGTCCGGTGCGCAGGCGGTCGGCAAGTCCGTGAAGGACTACGGCGAGTTCCAGTCGGTCGAGAGCAAACCGGCCGGTGCGACGTGGCCGAACCTGTACTGCGACGCCAAGAACATGGCCGCGACGGGTCAGCGGACCGCGTACCCGATGCAGACGGGCTCGGCGATCCCGTCGCTCAACAAGGTGTCGGTGCCCGGCTTCCCGCTGTTCGACCTCGACGTCCCGGACGTGTACAAGTACCAGATCTGGAAGCAGGAATTCGAGAAGAACGGCCCGGCGAACCTGAACATGTTCTGGTTCTCCAACGACCACACCGGCGGTCCGCCGAGCCCGGCCGCCGAGGTCGCGGACAACGACCTCGCGGTCGGCAAGATGGTCGACGAGATCTCGCACAGCAAGTACTGGAAGGACTCGGCGATCTTCGTCGTCGAGGACGACTCCCAGGCCGGCATCGACCACGTCGACGGCCACCGCGCCCCGGTCCAGGTCATCAGCCCGTGGGCCCAGCACGGCAAGGTCGACAGCCACTACTACTCGCAGATGACGATGATCCGCACCGTCGAGCAGATCCTCGGAATCCACCCGATGAACCAGAAGGACAGCGCGGCCACGCCGATGTACGGGGCGTTCACCCGGAAGCCGGACAACACCCCGTTCACGGCACAGCCCAACCGGATCTCACTGACCGACGGCCTGAGCACCCCGCCTCCCTGCGGCGCCGACACCCCGGCCCCGCAGAACAGGAAGGCGGCACTCGCGCCGACGACGGCGAAGGTACCGGCGGACAAGCAGACGCTCGTGGCGCAATGGAAGGAGTGGGAGTCCCACCAGCGTCTGACCGGCCCCCACGCCGTGCCCGACTTCGCGAACCCCGCGCAGATGAACCACCTCACCTGGTACCAGACGCACAACTGGGCCAAGCCCTACCCCGGTGAGTCCAAGATCTACGCACCGAAGGACGTGCCGGGCGCCTACATCCCGTCGTCGGAGTCCGACGGCTGA
- a CDS encoding RiPP maturation radical SAM C-methyltransferase, whose protein sequence is MRIALVSMPWHLLATPSLPLGILQTQTGRCRGQHEVRLHFVNLRWAEYLYEVTHGAITPHDYEYVANIGVWHGMGDWVFTSALYGTPHWRRERFRAHLAENGIDPGKSEAMAEHAADFVATLAREIVATEPEVIGFSSTFQQNVPSLAMARVVKELAPDIPVLFGGGNCDAPMGAALQRNFPFVDYVISGEAERSYVEFIDHLDGVLPAEAVSGLSWSTKDGDTVTNPPGAPQPMDEVPCPDYDSYFSALGKSPVTSFVKPTLLYEAARGCWWGEKHTCTFCGLNGLTMKFRARSPEHVRRHVQELVERHRILDIVAVDNILDMAYLRTLLPELAAADMDLNFYYEVKSNLGEADIAMLRSAGLVHIQPGIENLSSDVLKIMNKGVHATQNVRLLRMCEEHDVTVDWNYLYGFPGEREDHYTPVVDQFPALVHLQPPAGAVRILLERYSPYFQRPELGFPRRRPASLYDHVYDLPEAELHDLVYQFDTPAAGIEEAAATRLRTAIETWRDHYAASSLVLRHDDQDAPIIVDRRVGWPAREIRLEPGAPAAVYEALRTPRNPRALRQRLAAEGHDREAAEIGSWLRAWKDQGLVFEEADRFVALATNRPSIKRDAHAGAMPYASEHVPAGG, encoded by the coding sequence ATGCGGATCGCACTTGTCTCCATGCCGTGGCATCTGCTGGCCACGCCTTCTCTGCCACTCGGGATCTTACAGACCCAAACCGGCCGGTGCCGCGGTCAGCACGAAGTGCGCTTACATTTCGTGAATCTACGCTGGGCCGAATACCTCTACGAAGTCACCCACGGTGCGATCACACCGCACGACTACGAATACGTCGCGAACATCGGCGTCTGGCACGGTATGGGTGACTGGGTCTTCACCTCGGCGCTCTACGGAACGCCGCACTGGCGCCGTGAGCGTTTCCGCGCCCATCTGGCCGAGAACGGCATCGACCCGGGCAAGTCCGAGGCGATGGCGGAGCACGCCGCCGACTTCGTCGCCACGCTGGCGCGCGAGATCGTCGCCACGGAGCCGGAGGTCATCGGGTTCAGCAGCACGTTCCAGCAGAACGTGCCCTCGCTCGCCATGGCCCGGGTCGTCAAGGAACTGGCTCCGGACATTCCCGTCCTCTTCGGCGGCGGGAACTGCGACGCTCCGATGGGAGCGGCCCTTCAGCGGAACTTCCCCTTCGTCGATTACGTCATCAGCGGCGAAGCCGAGCGGTCCTACGTGGAATTCATCGACCATCTCGACGGCGTCCTTCCCGCGGAAGCGGTCAGTGGCCTTTCCTGGAGTACGAAGGACGGCGACACGGTGACGAACCCACCCGGGGCGCCACAGCCGATGGACGAAGTGCCGTGCCCCGACTACGACAGCTACTTCAGCGCTCTCGGGAAAAGCCCGGTCACATCCTTCGTCAAGCCGACCCTTCTGTACGAGGCCGCACGTGGCTGCTGGTGGGGGGAGAAGCACACCTGCACCTTCTGCGGGCTGAACGGACTGACGATGAAATTTCGCGCCCGTTCCCCCGAGCATGTCCGCCGCCATGTCCAGGAACTTGTGGAGCGCCACCGCATTCTCGACATCGTGGCGGTGGACAATATTCTGGACATGGCCTACTTACGGACGCTGCTTCCTGAGCTCGCCGCCGCCGATATGGACCTGAATTTCTATTACGAGGTCAAGTCCAACCTCGGCGAAGCGGACATCGCCATGCTGCGCTCCGCGGGCCTGGTCCACATCCAGCCGGGCATCGAGAACCTCAGCTCGGACGTTCTGAAGATCATGAACAAGGGGGTGCACGCCACTCAGAACGTCCGGCTCCTGCGCATGTGCGAGGAGCACGACGTGACCGTCGACTGGAACTATCTGTACGGATTTCCCGGTGAGCGGGAGGACCACTACACGCCGGTCGTCGACCAGTTCCCCGCCTTGGTACACCTCCAGCCGCCGGCCGGCGCCGTACGCATTCTCTTGGAGCGCTACAGCCCCTATTTCCAGCGCCCGGAACTCGGCTTCCCGCGTCGCCGCCCCGCCTCGCTGTACGACCACGTCTATGACCTGCCCGAGGCTGAACTCCACGACCTCGTCTACCAGTTCGACACCCCGGCGGCGGGTATCGAGGAGGCGGCGGCCACGCGGCTGCGCACGGCGATCGAGACATGGCGTGACCACTACGCGGCCAGCAGCCTGGTCCTGCGCCACGACGACCAGGACGCACCGATCATCGTGGACCGGCGGGTGGGATGGCCGGCACGTGAGATCAGGCTGGAGCCCGGTGCCCCCGCCGCCGTGTACGAGGCGCTTCGTACCCCGCGAAACCCGCGTGCGCTACGGCAAAGGCTGGCAGCAGAGGGCCACGACAGAGAAGCCGCGGAAATCGGCTCCTGGCTGCGTGCCTGGAAGGACCAGGGACTCGTCTTCGAGGAGGCCGACCGATTCGTCGCGCTGGCCACGAACAGACCGAGCATCAAACGCGACGCGCACGCCGGCGCGATGCCGTACGCATCCGAGCACGTCCCGGCCGGAGGTTGA
- a CDS encoding DUF5825 family protein: protein MMAKTAPRTDEIRQVSFAADRAHETVEFVRSLREHTAHALPVLWRADLSRLPAPRILFHLAPPTQADRSTTVHTWQETYRYGLLHYRRGPGFLIVRDSRPGAVRKEIVLDRPESVGVFDHFAHPRPLPAADDPSYPSVQNLLTDGLLLAVGGLAVALPYRLHRLPLPIEVLGHG from the coding sequence ATGATGGCCAAGACCGCTCCCCGTACAGACGAGATCCGTCAGGTGTCCTTCGCCGCCGACCGGGCGCACGAGACCGTGGAGTTCGTCCGCTCGCTGCGGGAACACACCGCACACGCACTGCCCGTGCTCTGGCGAGCCGACCTGTCCCGGCTCCCCGCTCCCCGGATCCTCTTCCACCTGGCCCCTCCGACACAGGCGGATCGATCCACCACCGTGCACACCTGGCAGGAGACCTACCGGTACGGCCTCCTCCACTATCGCCGCGGTCCCGGATTCCTGATCGTGCGCGACTCCCGTCCGGGCGCTGTCCGGAAGGAGATCGTCCTGGACCGCCCCGAATCCGTCGGAGTCTTCGACCACTTCGCCCACCCCCGGCCGCTGCCCGCAGCAGACGACCCCTCATACCCCTCGGTCCAGAACCTGTTGACCGACGGCCTGCTGCTCGCGGTGGGAGGACTCGCGGTCGCTCTTCCCTACCGCCTGCACCGACTCCCGCTCCCCATCGAGGTTCTGGGGCACGGGTAA
- a CDS encoding M28 family peptidase — protein MRASATLRKLAGTASVLLLTLLLAQPSGATHAARARLTTSADASAYPLADRLATDVTGRDAYRHLRELQRIADASGGNRGYDTIGFTRSVRYVSGLMEAAGYHVVQQAVPYTDFDVEKERLVVSGAREGDPDIPVLMTRFTPSTGPTGINAPLVSPPTGRTGCTSADYDGVKAAGAVVVLARAACGYGVQQQVAAGAGARAVLLYYPTPSPENIYRLIGFTPPAFTIPVASVSQREGESLSRAAAGGGVRVHLTLRAHDVARTTVNLTAETAGGDPDNVVLIGSHLDSVTEGPGINDNGSTAAAALQTALELAHHQHSVKNKVRFVWWGAEELVDIGSEYYVSHLTATERQRIAAVLNGELISSPNYARFVWDPGSGGSHVISEQFAAYFDSKGLPYERQSPDAIGSDHLAFSAAGIPVGGIDGGNLKVKTPAQQARYGGEAGQMFDHCYHQACDGLGNINRKALDDNAPALAWVLGRLATYDGDVRAAAQGKGRLR, from the coding sequence GTGCGCGCATCTGCGACCCTACGGAAGCTGGCCGGGACGGCAAGCGTCCTGCTGCTGACATTGCTGCTCGCGCAGCCGTCAGGAGCCACCCATGCCGCGCGTGCCCGGCTCACGACCAGCGCCGACGCGTCCGCCTATCCGCTTGCCGACCGCCTCGCGACCGACGTCACCGGCCGCGATGCCTACCGTCATCTGCGCGAGCTCCAGCGCATCGCGGATGCCAGCGGCGGCAACCGTGGCTACGACACCATCGGCTTCACCCGCTCGGTCCGCTATGTCAGCGGCCTGATGGAGGCAGCCGGATACCACGTCGTCCAACAGGCCGTGCCCTACACCGACTTCGACGTCGAGAAGGAGCGGCTGGTCGTGAGCGGCGCCAGGGAGGGCGACCCGGACATCCCCGTACTCATGACCCGATTCACCCCGTCGACCGGGCCGACCGGCATCAACGCGCCTCTGGTGTCGCCGCCCACCGGCCGCACGGGCTGCACCTCCGCCGACTACGACGGCGTCAAAGCCGCGGGCGCCGTCGTGGTCCTCGCGCGCGCGGCATGCGGATACGGCGTGCAACAGCAGGTGGCAGCCGGTGCCGGGGCGCGTGCCGTCCTGCTGTACTACCCGACCCCGTCGCCGGAGAACATCTACCGGCTCATCGGGTTCACGCCACCGGCCTTCACCATCCCCGTGGCATCGGTGTCACAGCGCGAAGGGGAGAGTCTTTCCCGGGCGGCGGCGGGCGGCGGGGTGCGCGTCCATCTCACCCTGCGGGCGCACGACGTGGCGCGCACCACGGTGAATCTCACGGCGGAGACTGCGGGCGGCGACCCGGACAACGTGGTGCTGATCGGATCCCATCTCGACAGCGTGACCGAGGGACCCGGGATCAACGACAACGGCTCCACGGCCGCCGCGGCGTTGCAGACCGCCCTCGAACTGGCCCACCATCAGCACAGTGTGAAGAACAAGGTCCGGTTCGTGTGGTGGGGCGCCGAGGAGCTCGTCGACATCGGTTCCGAGTACTACGTCAGCCACCTGACTGCTACCGAACGGCAACGAATCGCGGCCGTGCTGAACGGCGAACTCATCTCCTCGCCCAACTACGCCCGTTTCGTCTGGGATCCGGGGTCCGGCGGCAGCCATGTGATCTCCGAGCAGTTCGCCGCGTACTTCGACTCGAAGGGACTGCCCTACGAGCGGCAGAGCCCGGACGCCATCGGCTCCGACCATCTCGCCTTCTCGGCTGCCGGCATACCCGTCGGAGGGATCGACGGCGGCAATCTGAAGGTCAAGACCCCAGCACAGCAAGCGCGCTACGGCGGAGAAGCGGGGCAGATGTTCGATCACTGCTACCACCAGGCATGCGACGGGCTCGGCAACATCAACAGGAAGGCCCTCGACGACAACGCCCCCGCGCTCGCCTGGGTGCTGGGCCGGCTGGCCACGTACGACGGGGACGTACGAGCCGCCGCACAAGGGAAAGGACGCCTCCGGTGA
- a CDS encoding cytochrome P450, with amino-acid sequence MGETTGALRDPIYDPLDPGVIAGPHPFYKRLREHRRVYWHATLGAWALTGYGECRQVLNDTAHFGSDFRRVGEDVPDAQLSVQSLDPPEHGAIRHLLVSALHEQSPAVMVDRVAEIATAQVTALGERGRPVDLVKEFARPVALRTMCDFLGVEAPDGPWFEELSNAVVRSMDAGLDPSRAEPGNRARGELSRIVGDWLRDAGDDGFLGAARRASLGEPNVSAALLANSLRAVLHAGYESVGRLLGNALARLVAHPGLLPGPQDLSHRDALVDELIRLDAPVQADARVCTRDCVVGGEQIHRGDVVVLFLAAANRDPAVFPQPDEVDLNRRKGVHLAFGRGAHACLGASLATLQLRAVLAALAASGLGLTATEAPVYEPTATLRGLRSLTVAVGGPHRSVLLTP; translated from the coding sequence ATGGGAGAGACGACGGGGGCTCTGCGGGATCCGATCTACGACCCGTTGGATCCGGGGGTCATAGCCGGCCCCCACCCGTTCTACAAACGACTCCGCGAGCACAGACGGGTCTACTGGCACGCGACGTTGGGCGCGTGGGCACTCACCGGATACGGGGAGTGCCGGCAGGTCCTGAACGACACCGCGCATTTCGGCTCGGATTTCCGCCGGGTTGGTGAAGACGTCCCCGACGCCCAGCTGAGCGTCCAGTCCCTCGACCCGCCCGAGCACGGCGCGATCCGGCATCTCCTCGTCTCCGCGCTGCACGAACAGTCGCCGGCCGTGATGGTGGACCGGGTGGCCGAGATCGCCACAGCGCAGGTGACGGCCCTTGGAGAGCGAGGCCGTCCCGTCGACCTGGTGAAGGAGTTCGCCCGGCCTGTCGCGCTCCGCACGATGTGCGACTTCCTCGGGGTCGAGGCACCCGACGGCCCGTGGTTCGAGGAGTTGTCCAACGCCGTCGTCCGCAGTATGGACGCAGGTCTCGACCCGAGCCGGGCGGAGCCCGGGAACCGGGCTCGCGGCGAGCTGAGCCGGATCGTCGGCGACTGGCTGCGCGACGCCGGCGACGACGGTTTCCTCGGGGCGGCACGACGCGCGAGTCTCGGAGAACCGAACGTGTCGGCGGCGCTGCTGGCGAACTCCCTGCGCGCGGTGCTGCACGCCGGTTACGAATCGGTCGGCCGCCTCCTGGGCAATGCACTCGCACGGCTCGTCGCACACCCCGGGCTGCTGCCCGGCCCCCAGGACCTGTCGCACCGCGACGCGCTGGTCGACGAGCTGATTCGGCTGGACGCGCCCGTGCAGGCCGACGCGCGCGTGTGCACGAGGGACTGCGTCGTCGGAGGGGAACAGATACACCGCGGTGACGTCGTCGTGCTGTTCCTCGCGGCGGCCAACCGCGACCCCGCGGTCTTCCCCCAACCCGACGAGGTCGACCTGAATCGGCGGAAGGGGGTCCATCTGGCCTTCGGCCGAGGCGCGCACGCGTGCCTGGGTGCCAGCCTGGCGACCTTGCAGCTGCGAGCCGTCCTCGCGGCACTGGCCGCCTCCGGTCTCGGCCTCACCGCGACCGAAGCCCCCGTGTACGAACCGACCGCCACCCTGCGCGGGCTGCGTTCGCTGACGGTGGCGGTTGGTGGCCCGCACCGGTCCGTACTGCTGACCCCGTGA
- a CDS encoding ABC transporter ATP-binding protein, with amino-acid sequence MDAVLAVRARGITKCFGDVVALDGIDLDVAQGQIHGLVGPNGAGKTTLLGLLLGLAVADSGSLQTLGMPVGRALAAPDGVAGFVDGPGLYPSLTARRNLAALAALRGHDARTAGIDDVLDQVGLTDVADDRVRGFSLGMRQRLGLAAALLTKPRLIVLDEPSNGLDPAGTRHVHGVLTRLAADGTSVVLSSHRMDDVEALCSEVTILATGRVVFSGPLNKLAAENRELDYRLLTSDPQSARRLAADTAGIRVVDGTGARHDAEALVVRTLVPALDELVVRLVRSGIAVRELAPVVSPLEAAFLALTEQPEAGR; translated from the coding sequence ATGGACGCAGTCCTCGCGGTTCGGGCTCGCGGAATCACGAAATGTTTCGGCGATGTCGTCGCACTCGACGGCATCGATCTGGATGTGGCGCAGGGTCAGATCCATGGCTTGGTCGGCCCCAACGGTGCCGGTAAGACGACATTGCTCGGCTTGCTGCTGGGACTGGCCGTCGCCGACAGCGGGAGCCTGCAAACCCTGGGCATGCCGGTCGGGCGGGCGCTCGCCGCTCCCGACGGCGTCGCCGGCTTCGTCGACGGGCCCGGTCTCTACCCCTCGCTCACCGCCAGGCGGAACCTCGCCGCGCTGGCCGCTCTCCGCGGCCACGACGCGCGGACAGCGGGGATCGACGACGTGCTCGACCAGGTCGGGCTCACCGATGTCGCCGACGACCGGGTTCGCGGTTTCTCCCTCGGCATGCGCCAGCGGCTCGGGCTCGCCGCCGCCCTGCTCACCAAGCCCCGGCTGATCGTGCTCGACGAACCCTCCAACGGCCTTGATCCGGCGGGCACACGACACGTGCACGGTGTCCTCACCCGGCTCGCGGCCGACGGAACCAGCGTCGTGCTCTCCAGCCACCGCATGGATGACGTCGAGGCACTGTGCTCCGAGGTCACCATCCTCGCCACCGGACGGGTGGTCTTCTCCGGACCGCTGAACAAGCTGGCCGCCGAGAACCGTGAACTCGACTACCGCTTGCTCACCTCCGACCCGCAGTCCGCGCGCCGGCTGGCCGCCGACACGGCCGGCATCCGGGTCGTCGACGGCACCGGGGCACGGCATGACGCCGAGGCGCTCGTGGTGCGCACGCTGGTGCCCGCCCTGGACGAACTGGTGGTGCGGCTCGTGCGGTCGGGTATCGCGGTGCGCGAGCTCGCGCCTGTGGTGTCGCCGCTGGAGGCCGCGTTCCTCGCCCTCACCGAGCAGCCGGAGGCGGGCCGATGA
- a CDS encoding ABC transporter permease, producing the protein MTATLAEGNVAGARRVSVPRTYRFELVKLFSQWRIRLLVLACWIAPALFVAGVSQQSTLPSDTLFGRWMHATGWAGPLVMLGFAGTWALPLLTSVVAGDVFASEDRLGTWRHLLVAVRSPRRIFAAKALASVTVLLLLVAGLACSSAAGGVAAVGNQPLVGLDGHLLAPTDAAAKVLLAWVCVLAPTLAFAAIGLLGSVALGRSPMGLLLPGLVALAMQLAQMLPLPAAVRLALPSYAFIAWNGLFTSPVQLGPLLIGIVVSLAWAVLATALAYVLFLRRDFTNLVHDGSERRALTVGLLPPAGLTALTVAALAVATPSTGSGIEQGTVQRSVATAFAHLYRLQTRQLHRPAVTETQLRTTAACTKSDGQAAQEGAGNDWRCVVTWHLPGIAVAGTAIYQLDIGPDGRFVADGDGPKEVNGYFLLRTSTGDSPNPLWQFDGNVELLNTTSKG; encoded by the coding sequence ATGACCGCGACCCTCGCCGAAGGCAACGTCGCCGGTGCCCGGCGCGTTTCGGTGCCGCGCACCTACCGCTTCGAGCTGGTCAAGCTGTTCTCGCAATGGCGCATCCGCCTGCTCGTCCTCGCCTGCTGGATCGCGCCGGCGCTTTTCGTCGCCGGAGTCAGTCAGCAGAGCACACTCCCTTCCGACACGCTCTTCGGCCGCTGGATGCACGCCACCGGGTGGGCCGGTCCGCTGGTCATGCTCGGTTTCGCGGGCACCTGGGCGCTCCCGCTGCTGACCTCGGTGGTCGCCGGCGACGTGTTCGCCTCCGAGGACCGGCTCGGCACCTGGCGCCACCTGCTCGTGGCCGTCCGGTCGCCCCGACGGATCTTCGCGGCGAAGGCACTGGCCAGCGTGACCGTCCTGCTGCTGCTCGTGGCCGGGCTGGCCTGCTCCAGCGCGGCCGGCGGGGTGGCGGCGGTCGGCAACCAGCCGCTGGTCGGCCTCGACGGCCACCTGCTCGCGCCGACGGACGCCGCCGCGAAGGTCCTCCTCGCCTGGGTCTGCGTGCTCGCCCCCACCCTGGCCTTCGCCGCCATCGGACTGCTCGGGTCCGTCGCGCTGGGGCGGTCCCCGATGGGACTGCTGCTGCCCGGCCTCGTCGCGCTCGCGATGCAGCTCGCCCAGATGCTGCCGCTGCCCGCCGCCGTGCGCCTGGCCCTGCCCAGCTACGCCTTCATCGCCTGGAACGGTCTGTTCACCAGCCCCGTGCAGCTCGGCCCGCTCCTGATCGGCATCGTCGTCAGCCTCGCGTGGGCCGTGCTCGCGACCGCGCTGGCCTATGTGCTGTTCCTGCGGCGGGACTTCACCAACCTCGTCCACGACGGTTCCGAGCGCCGCGCGCTCACCGTCGGGCTCCTTCCGCCGGCCGGACTGACCGCGCTCACCGTTGCGGCCCTCGCCGTGGCGACCCCCTCGACGGGTTCCGGAATCGAGCAGGGCACGGTTCAGCGGTCCGTCGCCACGGCCTTCGCCCACCTCTATCGGCTACAGACCCGACAGCTCCACCGCCCCGCCGTCACGGAGACGCAGCTGCGGACCACGGCGGCGTGCACCAAGAGCGACGGCCAGGCCGCCCAGGAAGGGGCGGGCAACGACTGGCGCTGCGTCGTGACCTGGCATCTCCCCGGCATCGCCGTCGCGGGGACAGCGATCTACCAGCTCGACATCGGCCCGGACGGTCGGTTCGTCGCCGACGGTGACGGACCGAAGGAAGTGAACGGCTACTTCCTGCTGCGGACTTCGACCGGGGACTCCCCGAATCCGCTGTGGCAGTTCGACGGCAACGTCGAGCTGCTGAACACCACCTCGAAGGGATAG